A window of the Macrobrachium rosenbergii isolate ZJJX-2024 chromosome 13, ASM4041242v1, whole genome shotgun sequence genome harbors these coding sequences:
- the LOC136845122 gene encoding 60S ribosome subunit biogenesis protein NIP7 homolog, giving the protein MRPLKTEETNLVFQKLKHYIGSNVKALLERSDGIYCFRLNKGKVYYVNENLMKLAATMPRDSIVALGVCFGKITKGGKFLLLITALDYLHMYCQNKIWLKESAEQNFMYGNHVHKAGLARMSENIPKHSGVIVYSSKDIPLGFGVTAKASVDCRRADPMDIICFHQADIGEYIRNEEDLLS; this is encoded by the exons ATGAGGCCGTTGAAGACAGAGGAGACAAATTTGGTGTTCCAGAAGTTGAAACATTA CATAGGAAGTAATGTTAAAGCTCTGCTGGAAAGGTCAGATGGAATTTATTGCTTCCGCCTCAACAAGGGGAAAGTTTATTATGTTAATGAAAACCTGATGAAACTGGCAGCAACCATGCCAAGAGACAGCATTGTTGCGCTGGGAGTATGCTTTGGGAAGATCACCAAAGGAGGAAAGTTCCTGTTGCTCATAACAGCGCTGGATTACTTGCACATGTACTGTCAG AACAAAATTTGGTTGAAAGAATCTGCAGAACAGAATTTCATGTATGGAAACCATGTGCATAAGGCAGGATTAGCACGTATGtctgaaaatattccaaaacactCGGGTGTTATTGTATACTCCTCAAAAGATATTCCTTTG GGTTTTGGCGTCACAGCAAAAGCGTCAGTTGACTGCCGGCGAGCAGATCCCATGGATATCATATGTTTTCACCAAGCAGATATTGGAGAATACATTAGAAATGAAGAGGACCTCTTGAGCTAG